AAACAATTCGGCAAACCGATCGCGGAGCTGCAGGCGATCCAGAACAAGCTGGCCGACATCGCCGTGAAGATCCGGGCGGCTCGCTGGATGACCTGGAAGGCGGCGGCGCTGTGCGATGCCGGCCTGCCGTTCACCAAAGAGGCGTCGATGGCCAAGCTTTTTGCCACCGATGCGGCGATGGACATCACGCTCGATGCCCTGCAGGTGTTCGGCGGATATGGCTACCTCGAGGAATATCCGATGGCGCGACGGGTTCGCGACGCCAAGGCCTGCCAGATCTACGAGGGGACCAACCAGGTACAGCGCATCGTCATCGCCCGCGAGCTGGAGCGCGCCTGATGGACTTCGCACTCAGCGATGAGCAGCTCCAGATCCGCGAGATGGTCCACGACATCTGCCTGGAGCGGGTCGAACCGCGCGCGGCTCAGATCGACGAGTCTGGCGAGTTCCCCTGGGACATCAAGGAGCTGTTCGCGAAGCACGATATCCTTGCCATCCCCTTCTCAGCCGAGTACGGGGGCGTCAGCGGGAGTGCCCTGACGCTGATCGTGGCGGTCGAGGAGATCGCCAAGTTCTGTGCCACGTCCTCCCTGATCCTCAGCGTCCAGTCGCTCGGCAGTCTGCCGATCTCGCTGGCCGGGACCGAGGAACAGAAGAAGAAATACCTGCCGCCCCTCGCCCGTGGCGAAAAACTGGCGTCGTACGCATTGACTGAATCCGGTTCCGGCTCAGACGCCGGAGGCATGCGGACGCGAGCAACCCGGCGTGGCGACACCTACGTGATCAACGGTTCGAAGACATTCATCACCGGCGGCAGTGTCGCGGACACCCTCGTGGTCTTCGCCAGGACGGATCAAAACGGCGAAGGGGTGGCGCGCAACATTTCGGCGTTCATCGTGGAGAAGGACATGCCGGGGTTCAAGGTGGGCAAGCTGGAGAAGAAACTCGGCATCCGCGGATCGCCTACGGCGCAGCTCTTTTTCGAAGACCTGGCTGTGCCGGCGGCCAACCGGCTCGGGAACGAAGGAGAAGGCTTCACGCTCGCCATGCGCGTCCTCGACCACTCCCGTCCCGGGATCGCGGCGCAGGCCCTGGGCATCGCGGAAGGTGCCTT
This genomic stretch from Candidatus Dormiibacterota bacterium harbors:
- a CDS encoding acyl-CoA dehydrogenase family protein, coding for MDFALSDEQLQIREMVHDICLERVEPRAAQIDESGEFPWDIKELFAKHDILAIPFSAEYGGVSGSALTLIVAVEEIAKFCATSSLILSVQSLGSLPISLAGTEEQKKKYLPPLARGEKLASYALTESGSGSDAGGMRTRATRRGDTYVINGSKTFITGGSVADTLVVFARTDQNGEGVARNISAFIVEKDMPGFKVGKLEKKLGIRGSPTAQLFFEDLAVPAANRLGNEGEGFTLAMRVLDHSRPGIAAQALGIAEGAFDLARRYARDRRQFDKPINQFQGIQFMLADMATQIEAARALTYGSAEALDRHLPGISLSSSMAKLFASDTAMRVTTDAVQILGGYGYLRDFPAERMMRDAKITQIYEGTNEIQRLVIAREVLKEKA